From Panthera uncia isolate 11264 chromosome E1, Puncia_PCG_1.0, whole genome shotgun sequence, one genomic window encodes:
- the CD79B gene encoding B-cell antigen receptor complex-associated protein beta chain isoform X1, with protein MAELVLSPMPSNWLVVLLLLLSAGVPAAKTEDLYQDPKGSTCARVWQNPRFIARKRGAMVEIRCYTKDLGAVSWLRKRETDLEPKPLLEDARILRSQNGTFATLTIQGIQFQDNGIYFCQQNCLKASPGTGCGTELRVMGFSTIAQLKRRNTLKDGIIMIQTLLIILFIIVPIFLLLDKDDSKPGMDEDHTYEGLNIDQTATYEDIVTLRTGEVKWSVGEHPGQE; from the exons ATGGCCGAGCTGGTGCTGTCTCCCATGCCCAGCAACTGGCTGGTGGTGTTGCTGCTGCTTCTGTCAG CAGGTGTGCCAGCAGCCAAAACAGAAGACCTGTACCAGGATCCCAAAG GAAGCACTTGTGCCCGGGTCTGGCAGAACCCACGTTTCATAGCCCGCAAAAGGGGAGCCATGGTGGAGATCAGGTGCTACACAAAGGACCTGGGAGCGGTGAGCTGGCTACGGAAGCGGGAGACGGACTTGGAGCCCAAGCCACTGCTGGAAGACGCCCGCATCCTAAGGAGCCAGAACGGCACCTTTGCCACCCTCACCATCCAGGGCATCCAGTTTCAGGACAACGGCATCTACTTCTGCCAGCAGAACTGCTTGAAGGCGTCCCCCGGCACGGGCTGTGGCACTGAGCTGCGAGTCATGG GATTCAGCACCATAGCACAGTTGAAGAGGAGGAACACACTGAAAGATGGCATCATCATGATCCAGACCCTGCTCATCATCCTCTTCATCATCGTGCCCATCTTCCTGCTGTTGGACAAG GATGACAGCAAGCCCGGAATGGATGAAGACCACACCTACGAG GGCCTGAACATTGACCAGACAGCCACCTATGAGGACATAGTGACTCTACGGACGGGAGAGGTGAAGTGGTCAGTGGGGGAGCACCCAGGCCAAGAGTGA
- the CD79B gene encoding B-cell antigen receptor complex-associated protein beta chain isoform X2, translating into MAELVLSPMPSNWLVVLLLLLSGVPAAKTEDLYQDPKGSTCARVWQNPRFIARKRGAMVEIRCYTKDLGAVSWLRKRETDLEPKPLLEDARILRSQNGTFATLTIQGIQFQDNGIYFCQQNCLKASPGTGCGTELRVMGFSTIAQLKRRNTLKDGIIMIQTLLIILFIIVPIFLLLDKDDSKPGMDEDHTYEGLNIDQTATYEDIVTLRTGEVKWSVGEHPGQE; encoded by the exons ATGGCCGAGCTGGTGCTGTCTCCCATGCCCAGCAACTGGCTGGTGGTGTTGCTGCTGCTTCTGTCAG GTGTGCCAGCAGCCAAAACAGAAGACCTGTACCAGGATCCCAAAG GAAGCACTTGTGCCCGGGTCTGGCAGAACCCACGTTTCATAGCCCGCAAAAGGGGAGCCATGGTGGAGATCAGGTGCTACACAAAGGACCTGGGAGCGGTGAGCTGGCTACGGAAGCGGGAGACGGACTTGGAGCCCAAGCCACTGCTGGAAGACGCCCGCATCCTAAGGAGCCAGAACGGCACCTTTGCCACCCTCACCATCCAGGGCATCCAGTTTCAGGACAACGGCATCTACTTCTGCCAGCAGAACTGCTTGAAGGCGTCCCCCGGCACGGGCTGTGGCACTGAGCTGCGAGTCATGG GATTCAGCACCATAGCACAGTTGAAGAGGAGGAACACACTGAAAGATGGCATCATCATGATCCAGACCCTGCTCATCATCCTCTTCATCATCGTGCCCATCTTCCTGCTGTTGGACAAG GATGACAGCAAGCCCGGAATGGATGAAGACCACACCTACGAG GGCCTGAACATTGACCAGACAGCCACCTATGAGGACATAGTGACTCTACGGACGGGAGAGGTGAAGTGGTCAGTGGGGGAGCACCCAGGCCAAGAGTGA
- the SCN4A gene encoding sodium channel protein type 4 subunit alpha, with the protein MASSSLPTLVPLGPESLRPFTRESLAAIERRAVEEEARQQRNKQMEIEEPERKPRSDLEAGKSLPLIYGDPPPEVIGIPLEDLDPYYSDKKTFIVLNKGKAIFRFSATPALYMLSPFSIIRRGAIRVLIHSLFSMFIMITILTNCVFMTMSDPPSWSKHVEYTFTGIYTFESLIKMLARGFCIDDFTFLRDPWNWLDFSVIMMAYLTEFVDLGNISALRTFRVLRALKTITVIPGLKTIVGALIQSVKKLSDVMILTVFCLSVFALVGLQLFMGNLRQKCVRWPPPFNDTNTTWYGNDTWYGNETWYGNETWTGHESWASNYTFDWDAYINDEGNFYFLEGANDALLCGNSSDAGHCPEGYECIKAGRNPNYGYTSYDTFSWAFLALFRLMTQDYWENLFQLTLRAAGKTYMIFFVVIIFLGSFYLINLILAVVAMAYAEQNEATLAEDQEKEEEFQQMLEKFKKQQEELEKAKAAQALEGGEAHGDPAHGKDCNGSLDTSPVEKGPPRQSCSADSGISDAMEELEEAHQKCPPWWYKCAHKVLIWNCCTPWVKFKNIIHLIVMDPFVDLGITICIVLNTLFMAMEHYPMTEEFDNVLTVGNLVFTGIFTAEMVLKLIALDPYEYFQQGWNIFDSIIVTLSLVELGLANVQGLSVLRSFRLLRVFKLAKSWPTLNMLIKIIGNSVGALGNLTLVLAIIVFIFAVVGMQLFGKSYKECVCKIAADCSLPRWHMHDFFHSFLIVFRILCGEWIETMWDCMEVAGQAMCLTVFLMVMVIGNLVVLNLFLALLLSSFSADSLAASDEDGEMNNLQIAIGRIKWGIGFAKAFLLGLLRGKILSPKEIMLSLGGPEEAGEAEEAGESASEDEKKEPPPEQDDKDLKKDNHILSHVGLVDGSPPSIELDHLNFINNPYLTIHVPIASEESDLEMPTEEDTDTFSEPEDGKQPPQPLDGNSSVCSTADYKPPEEDPEEQAEENPEGEQPEECFTEACVQRCPFLYVDISQGRGKMWWTLRRACFKIVEHNWFETFIVFMILLSSGALAFEDIYIEQRRTIRTILEYADKVFTYIFILEMLLKWVAYGFKVYFTNAWCWLDFLIVDVSIISLVANWLGYSELGPIKSLRTLRALRPLRALSRFEGMRVVVNALLGAIPSIMNVLLVCLIFWLIFSIMGVNLFAGKFYYCINTTTSERFDISEVNNKSECESLMHTGQVRWLNVKVNYDNVGLGYLSLLQVATFKGWMDIMYAAVDSREKEEQPQYEVNIYMYLYFVIFIIFGSFFTLNLFIGVIIDNFNQQKKKFGGKDIFMTEEQKKYYNAMKKLGSKKPQKPIPRPQNKIQGMVYDCVTKQVFDITIMILICLNMVTMMVETDDQSQLKVDILYNINMVFIIIFTGECVLKMLALRQYYFTVGWNIFDFVVVILSIVGLALSDLIQKYFVSPTLFRVIRLARIGRVLRLIRGAKGIRTLLFALMMSLPALFNIGLLLFLVMFIYSIFGMSNFAYVKKESGIDDMFNFETFGNSIICLFEITTSAGWDGLLNPILNSGPPDCDPTLENPGTSVRGDCGNPSIGICFFCSYIIISFLIVVNMYIAIILENFNVATEESSEPLGEDDFEMFYETWEKFDPDATQFIAYSRLSDFVDTLQEPLRIAKPNKIKLITLDLPMVPGDKIHCLDILFALTKEVLGDSGEMDALKETMEEKFMAANPSKVSYEPITTTLKRKHEEVCAIKIQRAYRRHLLQRTVKQASYMYRHSQDGSGDGGPEKEGLIANTMSKMYGHENGNSSVQSTGEEKGSSGDSGPSIGLIPISPSDAALPPSPSPGQTVRPGVKESLV; encoded by the exons ATGGCCAGCTCATCTCTGCCCACTCTGGTGCCTCTGGGCCCTGAGAGCCTGCGCCCCTTCACCCGGGAGTCCCTGGCAGCCATAGAACGCCGGGCAGTGGAGGAGGAGGCCCGGCAGCAGCGGAACAAGCAGATGGAGATTGAGGAGCCTGAAAGGAAGCCACGCAGCGACCTGGAGGCTGGCAAGAGCCTGCCCCTTATTTATGGGGACCCCCCACCGGAGGTCATCGGCATCCCCCTGGAGGACCTGGACCCCTACTACAGCGACAAGAAG accTTCATCGTGCTTAACAAGGGCAAGGCCATCTTTCGCTTCTCCGCTACACCAGCTCTCTACATGCTGAGCCCTTTCAGCATCATCAGACGTGGTGCCATCAGGGTGCTCATTCACTC GCTGTTCAGCATGTTCATCATGATCACCATCCTGACGAACTGTGTATTCATGACCATGAGCGACCCGCCTTCCTGGTCCAAGCATGTGGA gtACACATTCACAGGGATCTATACCTTTGAGTCCCTCATCAAGATGCTGGCCCGAGGCTTCTGCATTGACGACTTCACATTCCTCCGGGACCCCTGGAACTGGCTGGACTTCAGTGTCATCATGATGGC GTACCTGACAGAGTTTGTGGACTTGGGCAATATCTCAGCCCTGAGAACCTTCCGGGTGCTGCGGGCCCTGAAAACCATCACAGTCATCCCAG GGCTGAAGACGATCGTGGGGGCCCTGATCCAGTCGGTGAAAAAGCTGTCGGATGTGATGATCCTCACTGTCTTCTGCCTGAGTGTCTTCGCCCTGGTCGGGCTGCAGCTCTTTATGGGAAACCTGCGGCAGAAGTGCGTGCGCTGGCCCCCACCCTTCAACGACACCAACACCACGTGGTACGGCAACGATACGTGGTATGGTAATGAGACGTGGTATGGTAATGAGACGTGGACCGGCCACGAGAGCTGGGCCAGCAACTATACCTTTGACTGGGACGCCTACATCAATGATGAAG GGAACTTCTATTTCCTGGAGGGTGCCAATGACGCCCTGCTTTGTGGGAACAGCAGTGATGCTGG GCACTGCCCCGAGGGTTACGAGTGTATCAAGGCTGGGCGGAACCCCAACTATGGCTACACCAGCTATGACACCTTCAGCTGGGCCTTCCTGGCTCTCTTCCGCCTCATGACACAGGATTATTGGGAGAACCTCTTCCAGCTG ACCCTCCGAGCAGCTGGGAAGACCTACATGATCTTCTTCGTGGTCATCATTTTCCTGGGCTCCTTCTACCTCATCAATCTGATCCTGGCAGTGGTGGCCATGGCATATGCAGAGCAGAACGAGGCCACCCTGGCTGAGGatcaggagaaagaagaagagttTCAGCAGATGCTGGAGAAATTCAAAAAGCAGCAGGAGGAGCTGGAGAAG GCCAAGGCCGCCCAGGCTCTGGAAGGCGGAGAGGCACATGGGGACCCAGCCCATGGTAAAGACTGCAATGGCAGCCTAGACACATCACCGGTGGAGAAGGGGCCTCCAAGGCAGAGCTGCAGCGCAGACAGCGGTATCTCTGATGCTATGGAAG AGCTGGAAGAGGCCCACCAGAAGTGCCCACCGTGGTGGTACAAGTGTGCCCACAAAGTGCTCATATGGAACTGCTGCACCCCATGGGTGAAGTTCAAGAACATCATCCACCTGATTGTCATGGACCCCTTTGTGGACCTGGGCATCACCATCTGCATCGTGCTCAACACCCTCTTCATGGCCATGGAGCATTACCCCATGACAGAGGAGTTTGACAACGTGCTCACCGTGGGCAACCTg GTTTTCACAGGCATCTTCACAGCAGAGATGGTACTGAAGCTCATCGCCCTGGACCCCTACGAGTACTTCCAGCAGGGCTGGAACATCTTCGACAGTATCATCGTCACCCTCAGCCTGGTGGAGCTGGGCCTGGCCAACGTGCAGGGACTGTCCGTGCTCCGCTCCTTTCGGCTG CTGCGTGTCTTTAAGCTGGCCAAGTCGTGGCCAACGCTGAACATGCTCATCAAGATCATCGGCAACTCAGTGGGCGCGCTGGGCAACCTGACGCTGGTGCTGGCCATCATCGTGTTCATCTTTGCCGTCGTGGGCATGCAGCTGTTCGGCAAGAGCTACAAGGAGTGTGTGTGCAAGATCGCCGCGGACTGTAGCCTGCCCCGCTGGCACATGCATGACTTCTTCCACTCCTTCCTCATCGTCTTCCGCATCCTGTGCGGGGAGTGGATCGAGACCATGTGGGACTGCATGGAGGTGGCCGGCCAGGCCATGTGCCTCACCGTCTTCCTCATGGTCATGGTCATCGGCAACCTAGTG GTCCTGAACCTCTTCTTGGCGCTGCTGCTGAGCTCCTTCAGCGCCGACAGCCTGGCAGCCTCAGATGAGGACGGTGAGATGAACAACCTGCAGATCGCCATTGGGCGCATCAAGTGGGGCATCGGCTTTGCCAAAGCCTTTCTCCTGGGGCTGCTGCGCGGCAAGATCCTGAGCCCCAAGGAAATCATGCTCAGCCTCGGGGGGCCCGAGGAGGccggggaggcagaggaggctggggagagTGCCTCAGAGGATGAGAAGAAGGAGCCGCCGCCCGAGCAGGATGACAAGGACCTGAAGAAGGACAATCACATCCTGAGCCACGTGGGCCTGGTGGACGGCTCTCCCCCCAGCATTGAGCTGGATCACCTCAACTTCATCAACAACCCCTACCTGACCATTCACGTGCCCATTGCCTCCGAGGAGTCCGACCTGGAGATGCCCACGGAGGAGGACACTGACACTTTCTCAGAGCCTGAGGATGGCAAG CAGCCACCGCAGCCCCTCGATGGGAACTCCTCCGTCTGCAGCACCGCCGACTATAAGCCCCCCGAGGAAGACCCCGAGGAGCAGGCTGAAGAGAACCCCGAAGGGGAGCAGCCTGAGGAGTGCTTCACAGAGG cctgTGTGCAACGCTGCCCTTTCCTCTACGTGGACATCTCCCAGGGCCGCGGGAAGATGTGGTGGACCCTCCGCAGGGCCTGCTTCAAGATCGTCGAGCATAACTGGTTCGAGACCTTCATTGTCTTCATGATCCTGCTCAGCAGCGGGGCCTTG GCCTTCGAGGACATTTACATCGAGCAGCGGCGGACCATCCGCACCATCTTGGAGTATGCCGACAAGGTTTTCACCTACATCTTCATCCTGGAAATGCTGCTCAAGTGGGTGGCCTACGGCTTCAAGGTGTACTTCACCAATGCCTGGTGCTGGCTTGACTTCCTCATTGTGGAT GTCTCCATCATCAGCCTGGTGGCCAACTGGCTGGGCTACTCGGAGCTGGGACCCATCAAATCCCTGAGGACGCTGCGAGCCCTGCGTCCCCTGAGGGCGCTGTCCCGATTTGAGGGCATGAGG GTGGTGGTGAATGCCCTCTTGGGAGCCATCCCCTCCATCATGAACGTGCTGCTTGTCTGCCTCATCTTCTGGCTCATCTTCAGCATCATGGGCGTCAACCTGTTTGCCGGCAAGTTCTACTACTGCATCAATACCACCACCTCTGAGAGGTTTGACATCTCTGAGGTCAACAACAAGTCTGAGTGTGAAAGCCTGATGCACACGGGCCAGGTCCGCTGGCTCAACGTCAAGGTCAACTATGACAATGTGGGTCTAGGCTACCTCTCCCTCCTGCAGGTG GCCACCTTCAAGGGCTGGATGGACATCATGTATGCAGCTGTGGACTCCCGGGAG AAGGAGGAACAGCCACAGTATGAGGTGAACATCTACATGTACCTCTATTTTGTCATCTTCATCATCTTCGGGTCCTTCTTCACCCTCAACCTCTTTATTGGCGTCATCATCGACAACTTCaaccagcagaagaagaag TTTGGAGGGAAAGACATCTTCATGAcggaggaacagaagaaatactaTAATGCCATGAAGAAGCTTGGCTCCAAGAAGCCTCAGAAGCCAATTCCTCGGCCCCAG AACAAGATCCAGGGCATGGTGTACGACTGCGTGACTAAGCAGGTGTTCGACATCACGATCATGATCCTCATCTGCCTCAACATGGTCACCATGATGGTGGAGACAGACGACCAGAGCCAGCTCAAAGTGGACATCCTGTACAACATCAACATGgtcttcatcatcatcttcacCGGGGAGTGTGTGCTCAAGATGCTCGCCCTGCGCCAGTACTATTTCACCGTCGGCTGGAACATCTTCGACTTTGTGGTTGTCATCCTGTCCATTGTGG GACTCGCGCTCTCCGATCTGATCCAGAAATACTTCGTGTCACCCACACTGTTCCGAGTGATCCGCCTGGCGCGGATCGGGCGTGTCCTGCGGCTGATCCGCGGGGCCAAGGGCATCCGGACTCTGCTCTTTGCCCTCATGATGTCCCTGCCTGCCCTCTTCAACATcggcctcctcctcttcctggtcaTGTTTATCTACTCCATCTTCGGCATGTCCAACTTTGCCTATGTCAAGAAGGAGTCGGGCATCGACGACATGTTCAACTTTGAGACCTTTGGCAACAGCATCATCTGCCTCTTCGAGATCACCACGTCGGCTGGCTGGGATGGGCTCCTCAACCCCATCCTCAACAGCGGGCCCCCTGACTGTGACCCTACACTCGAAAACCCAGGCACCAGTGTCAGGGGCGACTGTGGCAACCCCTCCATCGGCATCTGCTTCTTCTGCAGCTACATCATCATCTCCTTCCTCATCGTGGTCAACATGTACATTGCCATCATCCTGGAGAACTTCAACGTGGCCACTGAGGAGAGCAGCGAGCCCCTTGGCGAGGACGACTTTGAGATGTTCTACGAAACGTGGGAGAAGTTTGACCCTGACGCCACGCAGTTCATTGCCTACAGCCGCCTCTCTGACTTTGTGGACACCCTGCAGGAGCCACTGAGAATCGCCAAGCCCAACAAGATCAAGCTCATCACGCTGGACCTGCCCATGGTGCCAGGGGACAAGATCCACTGCCTGGACATCCTCTTTGCCCTCACCAAGGAAGTCCTAGGTGACTCTGGGGAAATGGACGCCCTCAAGGAGACCATGGAGGAGAAGTTCATGGCAGCCAACCCCTCCAAAGTCTCCTATGagcccatcaccaccaccctcaAGAGGAAGCATGAGGAGGTGTGTGCCATCAAGATCCAGAGGGCCTACCGCCGGCACCTGCTCCAGCGCACTGTGAAGCAGGCATCCTACATGTACCGCCACAGCCAGGATGGCAGTGGGGATGGGGGTCCTGAGAAGGAGGGCCTGATCGCCAACACCATGAGCAAGATGTATGGCCACGAGAATGGGAACAGCAGTGTGCAGAGCACAGGTGAGGAAAAGGGCTCATCAGGGGACTCTGGACCTTCCATAGGACTCATACCCATCAGCCCCTCAGAcgctgccctccctccttccccatccccagGGCAGACAGTGCGCCCGGGGGTCAAGGAATCTCTCGTCTAG